The window ATTTAAGCACAAACATCCTGGAATTTCAGTCCATTGTACACTCGCTAATACGGAAGAAATATGTGAAGGGACGGCGACGGGACTGTTTGATTTAGGCTTAGTGGAAGGAGAGGTTAAACCAGCCGTTAAAAATATTCTAGAAGAAGATAGTGTAGGGGGCGATCGCTTAGTGATTATTGTAGGTCAATCTCACCCTTGGTTTCCGCAGGGAGAGGTTGCCCTGACCGAACTTTATCACACCGATTGGGTGATGCGAGAAGCAGGTTCTGGAACTCAACAAAGATTTGAGCAAGCCCTGCAAAATTGGGGAATTATGCCCTCGGATTTGAATACTGTTTTAGTCTTGCACAGTGGCGAAATGGTCAAAGCCGTCATTGAAAGCAGTGTTGGTGCAGCCGCCATTTCTGAATTGATGGTCAAAAAAGAACTCCAGCTTGATAGCCTGCGTGCAATTCAAGTTAAAGACCATAGAAATGGCGCTGCTGTGACGTTGGAAATCGTGCGTCCTTTTTTGAAACTGAAGCATCAACGACGTTTTCAAACTCGTCTTTCAAAAGCTTTTGAACAGATGTTGACTTTCGGGACGCACTCTCAATAATTGAAAAAAATGTTTAGGATGTAAACATCGTGATACATCCTAAACATAGGCTCCTATCATGCTGTAAATCAGCGCCATGAGTACACACAAAGTGACAATAATATAAGTAAAATCCCGTTGTCGTAGAAATACCAAAAAGGAAAATATAACTCGTGCGATCGGTGTGGCAATCAGTATCAGTAGTCCAAGTTGAATTAAGCCACGCCGACTTCCAGAAAAAACCGCTTTCAGCACACCCTCTGGAGAACAAAATTCAGAAGGCGTTCCTTGAAAAAACCGATAGTCAGCCGGTTCAGTCCCGTGGCGAATTAAGTACAAAATGCCGCCCAAGAAAACGATGGCGCTAGCGAGAAGAACCCCGTATTTGAGTAAATTACTGATAAATTCCTCCAAATGGCGATCGCTCTTGGCGTTGTGCGGCGTGCAATCACTAGATAGAGGGGTAAGGTTACTCTCGCTCTCAACTTGTTCCTCATTCGCTAACTTCCCTAATGGATACACTCTCTATTGCCCCCCAGTTAGACTGTTGTAAACCATCTTGAACGCCATTACCACGAGGACAAAACTGAAAATCGTCCTCAAAATCTGAGTTTTAGCTCCGACCAAAACCCTAGCTCCCAAAAAAGCCCCAGGCAGTACTCCTAACATCACCGGCATTGACAAACCTGGATCGATGTAACCCCGCGCCAGGTAAACTCCTGCTGAGGCAGCGGCTGTTACACCTATCATAAAATTGCTAGTAGTAGTGGAAACTTTAAAGGGCAGACGCATAGCCTGATCCATTGCCAGCACCTTAAATGCGCCCGAACCAATACCCAGTAATCCGGAAAGCACCCCAGCGACTAACATCACACTAAACCCAACCGGAACCGCATGAACCTGATAAGACATTAATCCATCGGTAGTGGGATAAGTTCCATTCAGTCTGAGATGATCCACGAAAGGGTCAGAAGATTCCGTATCCGGGGATTCAATTCGCGGTTGTTGTGACAAATAGGCGGAATAAAGTAAGACAATAGCCAACACAATGGTGAGGGCTTTAACCGAAACAAAGGTGGCAATCAATGCACCGATTATGGCTCCAATTGTGGTCGCGACTTCTAAAAACATTCCCAGTCGCAGATTGGTAAACCCCTTCTTAATATAGGTCGATGCTGCTCCGGAAGAAGTTGCAATAACAGAGACTAAGGAAGCGCCAACAGCGTAGCGAATATCAACACTAAACACTGAAGTTAAGAGGGGCACAATCACCACTCCACCCCCTAAGCCAGTGAGTGACCCTAAAAAGCCAGCCGTAAACGCTCCAACCCAAACGAACAGAGAAAATTCCAGGATGTTCAATGTTTATCCTTTTTGTTGTGGATGCACAGAAAGAATGCCAGATCATTAGAGAAACAGTGTGAAGTTTTTCAAGCAAGACAGCAGCAATGACTTTCCGAGAACTAGAGGCTATTGACAAAGCTACGCCAACGGATTTTGTTAAAAACGATGGGCAATGAAGTAGCTTTTATGCTAGCTCCTACGGAGCCGCTACACTCATGTATGACATTTCACACCGAACAAACTTCAGTGTTTCATGCTTTTGGTAACGGATGAATGCATCAAGGAGTACTCCTTTTGTAATGGAAAAAGACAAAGGTTAACCCAACTTAATTTTTGGTTACGGATTGTAAGCGTCTGTTCATCTGGATCAGCCTCCATCAAGCCGAAACAAGTAACCCCTCGTGGGAGTGGCGTTAAAGCCTGATGTTCCCAGACCATAAATACGCCTAATTTAATTAAAACAAAAGGAACGAGATTATTACCGGAGCTTTTCAGACTAGCTTTAAACAAACCCAAGTAACTGCATCGAAATACTTTACATAAAAATTTCTGATAAAGATTATTGAGTTTTTCAGCAGGGGCAAGAATCAATTGATTCTTGCCACGGGCACCGCCCCAAAGTCCAAAATAGAGTTGCAGCCGTTGTGAACTCTTTTGCATGATCAAGAGGTGGATGATCACAGTCAATTCATCCTGCCGTATTCAATACACTAAAATCATTGGTCAAATGCCGGAACAATCATATACCTCAGCTCAATTGCCACCCAGTGCCGAAATCCAAAACTATTCTTTAACAGCTACTACAGAGAACTGGTTTGAATATCTGGTGCGGGCACAACCCCATCACACCGATTATTCGGGTGTTGTTTGGCATGGCGCTTACCTAGCCTGGATGGAAGAAGCACGAGTTGAATGCTTGCGCTCAATCGGCATCGATTATGCTGAGTTAGTCGCCTTGGGATGTGAGTTACCGGTTGTCGAACTTTCCATCCGCTATCACCGCTCCCTGCGGATGGGAATGGCAGCCGCTGTTAGAACCCGTATGGCAGATATGGAAGGTGTGCGAATCAATTGGGATTATCAGATTCAATCCCTCGATGGAGAAGAACTCTATTTAACAGCACGTATTACATTAGTTGCCGTTGATCGTGAAAAAGGCAAGATTTTGCGACAATTGCCTTCAGCCGTGAAAGATGCATTGGTGAAGCTTTCCGTATAAAGACCAACATTCAGTAGGGAAATTGCCGAGCGTTTCCTAACTGAGGTATCAGATAAGACTTGCAAGGTGCGATCGCTTCCTGTAGCAAATTCAGAGGCAATCGCACTTTTATTTTTGAATAAAATCCTACAAAAGAAACAAGACTTAATTTATAAAGTATATAATTCTCTATCTAAAGAAGTACTTCTCTAGTCACGGAGAAATGAATTAGTAGAATGCAGATACGATGTGTTTGTGAACATCCAAAATAACAAAGTGAGTCCGTCAAAGCGTTGACGACTGACATCAACGGGATATTCCAAAACATTTTCAAGCTCTTTCGTAACATCGGGGCTGAAGTTGTGTTCGCTAAGCCCGAAACCGCCTCAGCCCTTGAAGCGAAAGTTAGCGATTGCAGCGCTTTATCATTGATCAAGAGGTCATGGGTCATTTTTTGACTTGTACTGAATCAATCACTTTTAACCTAACTGCTTCAAAATTGCAAAGTCCACAAGGCAGAAATTAAGTTATGATTCAAGCGACCACTCCCAGAGCACAACAAGGCTCTCTTTCCGCAGAAGAATTACACAAAATGAACGCCTATTGGCGTGCGGCTAACTACCTTTCTGTAGGACAAATCTATTTATTAGATAATCCACTGCTTAAGGAACCTCTCAAGCTAGAACATGTTAAGCCTAGGTTGCTGGGACATTGGGGCACGACTCCAGGACTTAACTTTATCTACGTCCACTTCAACCGCATCATTAAGAAATACGACCTAAACAGCATCTACATTGCAGGACCTGGGCATGGGGGGCCTGGGCTAGTTGCCAATACCTACCTAGAAGGCACCTATAGCGAGTACTATCCCAATGTGTCTCAAGATGCGGCAGGGATGAAGCGATTGTTCAAACAGTTCTCCTTCCCCCGTGGCATTCCCAGCCACGTTGCCCCTGAAACTCCGGGTTCAATCCACGAAGGGGGTGAACTGGGTTATGCGGTTTCCCATGCTTATGGTGCTGCCTTCGATAACCCTGACTTATTAGTCTGCTGTGTAGTGGGTGACGGGGAAGCAGAAACCGGCCCCCTGGCTACAGCTTGGCACTCCAATAAGTTCCTCAACCCTGCCACCGATGGGGTTGTACTGCCCATCCTGCACCTGAACGGCTACAAAATTGCGAATCCGACAGTCCTATCCCGGATTAGCCATGAGGAGTTAGAAAGCCTGTTTGTTGGCTACGGTTACAAGCCCTATTTCGTCGAAGGTTCAGAACCCGAAGCCATGCACCAATTGATGGCGGGAACCCTGGACACCGTAATTGAAGAAATTAAGGCCATCCAGCATGATGCCCGTGTTAATGGCAACACCAAGCGTCCTCAATGGCCCATCATTATTTTGCGATCGCCCAAGGGTTGGACAGGCCCGAAAGAAGTGGATGGCAAGAAAACCGAGGATTTTTGGCGGAGTCACCAAGTTCCCTTTGCCGAACTCGCCAGCAAGCCAGACCATATTAAACTGCTCGAAGACTGGATGAAGAGTTACAAGCCTGAAGAACTCTTCGATGAAAATGGCAAGTTAATTGACGAACTCGCAGAACTCGCTCCCAAAGGACATCGGCGCATGGGTGACAACCCCCACGCCAACGGCGGAATTCTGCTGCGTGATTTGAAGATGCCCGACTTCCAAGATTATGCGGTGGAGGTGACCCATCCCGGCACTACCAATGCAGAAGCCACTCGCGTCATGGGTCAATTCCTACGGGATGTGATGAGGCGCAACCAACAAAGCCGCAACTTCCGGATTGTTGGGCCAGATGAGACGGCGTCCAACCGCTGGGGCGATGTGTTTGAAGCCACAGATCGCACCTGGATGGATGAAACCTACCCCTACGACGATCATCTTTCTCCCGATGGGCGAGTCATGGAAATGCTCAGCGAACATACCTGCCAGGGTTGGCTGGAAGGCTATTTGCTCACAGGGCGTCATGGCTTCTTCTCTTGCTACGAGGCGTTTATTCACCTCGTTGACTCGATGTTCAACCAGCACGCCAAGTGGCTGGAGAGTTGCCGTCACATTCCCTGGCGCAGACCGATCGCTTCTCTCAACTACCTCTTAACCTCTCACGTCTGGCGACAAGACCACAATGGTTTCAGCCACCAAGACCCCGGTTTTATTGACCATGTCGTCAACAAGAAAGCCAGTGTAATCCGGGTTTACCTGCCACCGGACGCTAATACCCTATTGTCTGTGACCGACCACTGTTTGCGTAGCCGTCACTATGTCAACGTCGTCGTCGCTGGAAAACAGCCCGCGTTGCAGTATTTAGATATGGATGCAGCGATTAAGCACTGTACAGCAGGTGTTGGTATTTGGGAATGGGCTAGCAACGACCAGAACAGTGAACCCGATGTGGTCATGGCTTGTTGTGGCGATATTCCCACCCTGGAAACGTTGGCGGCAGTTGATTTATTGCGCCAGAACTTCCCTGAACTCAAGGTACGGGTGGTGAACGTGGTGGACTTGATGAAACTCCAACCTGAAACCGAACATCCTCATGGTCTGAATGATAAAGATTTTGACTCGATCTTTACACCCGATAAACCTGTGATTTTTGCCTATCATGGCTATCCCTGGCTGATTCACCGCCTAACCTACCGCCGGACAAACCACAAGAACCTGCATG of the Allocoleopsis franciscana PCC 7113 genome contains:
- a CDS encoding DUF1634 domain-containing protein, producing the protein MYPLGKLANEEQVESESNLTPLSSDCTPHNAKSDRHLEEFISNLLKYGVLLASAIVFLGGILYLIRHGTEPADYRFFQGTPSEFCSPEGVLKAVFSGSRRGLIQLGLLILIATPIARVIFSFLVFLRQRDFTYIIVTLCVLMALIYSMIGAYV
- a CDS encoding sulfite exporter TauE/SafE family protein, giving the protein MNILEFSLFVWVGAFTAGFLGSLTGLGGGVVIVPLLTSVFSVDIRYAVGASLVSVIATSSGAASTYIKKGFTNLRLGMFLEVATTIGAIIGALIATFVSVKALTIVLAIVLLYSAYLSQQPRIESPDTESSDPFVDHLRLNGTYPTTDGLMSYQVHAVPVGFSVMLVAGVLSGLLGIGSGAFKVLAMDQAMRLPFKVSTTTSNFMIGVTAAASAGVYLARGYIDPGLSMPVMLGVLPGAFLGARVLVGAKTQILRTIFSFVLVVMAFKMVYNSLTGGQ
- a CDS encoding acyl-CoA thioesterase — its product is MPEQSYTSAQLPPSAEIQNYSLTATTENWFEYLVRAQPHHTDYSGVVWHGAYLAWMEEARVECLRSIGIDYAELVALGCELPVVELSIRYHRSLRMGMAAAVRTRMADMEGVRINWDYQIQSLDGEELYLTARITLVAVDREKGKILRQLPSAVKDALVKLSV
- a CDS encoding phosphoketolase family protein, which produces MIQATTPRAQQGSLSAEELHKMNAYWRAANYLSVGQIYLLDNPLLKEPLKLEHVKPRLLGHWGTTPGLNFIYVHFNRIIKKYDLNSIYIAGPGHGGPGLVANTYLEGTYSEYYPNVSQDAAGMKRLFKQFSFPRGIPSHVAPETPGSIHEGGELGYAVSHAYGAAFDNPDLLVCCVVGDGEAETGPLATAWHSNKFLNPATDGVVLPILHLNGYKIANPTVLSRISHEELESLFVGYGYKPYFVEGSEPEAMHQLMAGTLDTVIEEIKAIQHDARVNGNTKRPQWPIIILRSPKGWTGPKEVDGKKTEDFWRSHQVPFAELASKPDHIKLLEDWMKSYKPEELFDENGKLIDELAELAPKGHRRMGDNPHANGGILLRDLKMPDFQDYAVEVTHPGTTNAEATRVMGQFLRDVMRRNQQSRNFRIVGPDETASNRWGDVFEATDRTWMDETYPYDDHLSPDGRVMEMLSEHTCQGWLEGYLLTGRHGFFSCYEAFIHLVDSMFNQHAKWLESCRHIPWRRPIASLNYLLTSHVWRQDHNGFSHQDPGFIDHVVNKKASVIRVYLPPDANTLLSVTDHCLRSRHYVNVVVAGKQPALQYLDMDAAIKHCTAGVGIWEWASNDQNSEPDVVMACCGDIPTLETLAAVDLLRQNFPELKVRVVNVVDLMKLQPETEHPHGLNDKDFDSIFTPDKPVIFAYHGYPWLIHRLTYRRTNHKNLHVRGYKEEGTTSTPFDMVVRNDMDRFHLVMDVIDRVPGLQYIGAHVKQKLHDKLVEHVHYISKYGDDLPEVRDWKWPYSGGAQPETPSETKSTDAADEGGTVRSGAPAKK